The Methanomassiliicoccales archaeon genome has a window encoding:
- a CDS encoding ABC transporter ATP-binding protein, giving the protein MVGIIGPNGSGKTTMLKCINRVLKPRLGTVLLEGKNLKELSRKEIALEVGVVPQNNEIRFPFSVMDVVMMGRSPALQTFQRESKEDMEIVERAMRMTDVLRLADREIDQVSGGERQRVIIARALAQRPKVLLLDEPTLHLDVNHRLEVLDLVQDLAKSEGLTVIMVSHDLDLAARYCDRVIMLSEGSIRAAGKVEKVLTSENLEAVFKIRAYVKYDEEIGAHRVNIISVCNNGKDL; this is encoded by the coding sequence ATGGTGGGCATCATAGGTCCCAATGGTTCGGGCAAGACCACCATGCTGAAGTGCATCAACCGCGTCCTGAAGCCAAGATTGGGCACCGTGCTTCTCGAGGGAAAGAACTTGAAGGAGCTATCACGCAAGGAGATCGCTCTTGAGGTCGGTGTCGTTCCCCAGAACAACGAGATAAGATTCCCGTTCTCTGTCATGGACGTTGTGATGATGGGTCGTTCACCTGCCCTACAGACATTCCAGCGGGAATCCAAAGAGGACATGGAGATCGTTGAGAGGGCCATGCGAATGACAGACGTCCTCAGGCTAGCGGACAGGGAGATAGATCAAGTAAGCGGGGGTGAGAGGCAGAGGGTCATCATTGCCCGTGCCCTGGCACAGAGGCCTAAGGTCCTGCTTCTGGATGAACCCACTCTTCACTTGGACGTCAACCATCGGCTTGAGGTACTTGATCTGGTCCAAGACTTGGCCAAAAGTGAAGGACTCACCGTGATAATGGTTTCCCACGATCTCGACTTGGCTGCCAGGTACTGCGATCGCGTGATCATGCTCAGCGAGGGCTCCATCAGGGCAGCGGGTAAAGTGGAAAAAGTCCTCACATCCGAGAATCTTGAGGCGGTGTTCAAGATACGAGCATATGTGAAGTATGACGAAGAGATAGGCGCCCATAGGGTTAACATCATCAGCGTCTGCAATAACGGCAAGGATCTCTGA
- a CDS encoding iron chelate uptake ABC transporter family permease subunit, translating to MEEPDLTTLYSDKLSRWTLILVLLVLALFISIIVTISIGMVNISFSEVIRILLGGEGTGNNRTIIIDIRLPRIMMAGLVGAALALSGAAMQGLFKNPMASPYILGLSSGGAFGASLAIVLGVSFATGAFAVPAMAFVFCFLTLFLVYSISKVNGRTPVETLLLSGIAVGAFFSALVSFMKYLSGDQLASIVFWMMGGLWGADWTKVLVIIPFIVAGSVMVFIISRDLNTMMIGEEHAVNLGVDTQKVTIVVLVASSLMTAAAVSVSGIIGFVGLIVPHIMRIFVGPDHRILLPTTLMVGAIFMIYMDTLARTIMAPEELPVGIITALMGAPFFIYLLRRRRRLTGW from the coding sequence ATGGAAGAGCCCGATCTCACCACACTGTACTCGGATAAGCTTTCGAGGTGGACGTTGATTCTCGTCCTTCTAGTGTTGGCGCTGTTCATCTCAATTATTGTCACGATATCTATTGGGATGGTCAATATCTCCTTTAGTGAGGTTATCAGAATACTTCTGGGTGGAGAGGGAACGGGAAACAATAGGACCATAATCATTGACATCAGACTTCCCCGGATCATGATGGCCGGTCTGGTGGGAGCCGCACTTGCACTCTCTGGAGCGGCAATGCAAGGTCTCTTCAAGAACCCGATGGCCAGCCCTTACATCCTTGGTCTATCCTCCGGCGGAGCGTTCGGGGCTTCTCTTGCCATCGTGCTTGGGGTTAGTTTTGCCACTGGTGCTTTCGCGGTTCCGGCCATGGCCTTCGTTTTCTGCTTTCTCACTCTGTTCCTGGTCTACTCTATCTCGAAGGTGAATGGACGTACGCCGGTGGAGACACTGCTTCTCTCTGGGATAGCAGTAGGTGCGTTCTTCTCCGCCTTGGTATCCTTCATGAAGTACCTTTCCGGTGACCAGCTCGCTTCTATCGTCTTCTGGATGATGGGAGGGTTATGGGGTGCGGACTGGACCAAAGTCTTAGTGATCATACCGTTCATTGTAGCGGGATCGGTCATGGTATTCATCATCTCTAGGGATCTAAACACCATGATGATAGGAGAGGAACACGCGGTGAACCTCGGGGTAGACACTCAAAAGGTGACCATTGTGGTGTTGGTGGCCTCTTCCCTAATGACCGCTGCGGCTGTCTCCGTCAGCGGCATCATTGGCTTCGTGGGACTGATCGTCCCACATATCATGCGTATCTTCGTGGGACCTGATCACAGGATACTGCTCCCCACCACCCTCATGGTGGGGGCAATCTTCATGATATATATGGACACTCTAGCTAGAACGATAATGGCCCCGGAGGAACTCCCCGTGGGCATAATAACAGCGCTAATGGGCGCACCCTTCTTCATTTATCTTCTGAGAAGAAGGCGGCGTCTGACGGGGTGGTAA
- a CDS encoding ABC transporter substrate-binding protein, translated as MANNRTMAAIAIIIIVIMAGVVGGFIYLNNNNEDGTGDTVEITDWRGENVTIPKYPERIISLGGSFTEVLFSIGAQDQVVGVDKYSDYPPAALEKINVGSGYTLNQEAVMALDPDCVICWGYQTNTIETLEGLGVPVLVYYPGNIQEILWTIESIGNATGRIQAAQDLVSGMESIIDDISSSLSNLTEEEKPKVYFELSSGKSIGLGSITNDLIEMAGGINIYGNATTTYPQPSSEYIIDVNPDVIVIEDQSLKTNQDIASLEGWDAIDAVENNQIYRIDQNLNTVTPRIVEALQTFAHWFHPDLV; from the coding sequence ATGGCAAACAATCGTACGATGGCCGCAATCGCCATCATCATAATAGTTATTATGGCGGGTGTCGTGGGCGGCTTCATCTATTTGAATAATAACAATGAAGATGGAACTGGAGATACTGTAGAGATAACCGATTGGAGAGGTGAGAATGTCACCATCCCCAAGTATCCTGAGAGGATTATTTCCCTAGGAGGGTCTTTCACTGAGGTTCTCTTCTCCATAGGGGCTCAAGATCAGGTTGTCGGGGTTGACAAGTACAGCGACTATCCTCCAGCAGCCTTGGAAAAGATCAATGTAGGGAGCGGTTACACCCTCAATCAGGAGGCGGTGATGGCTCTGGACCCAGATTGTGTGATATGCTGGGGATATCAGACCAATACCATAGAGACCCTTGAGGGGTTGGGAGTACCGGTCCTAGTATACTACCCTGGAAACATCCAGGAGATACTCTGGACGATCGAGTCCATAGGGAATGCCACCGGAAGAATCCAAGCAGCTCAGGACCTCGTTTCAGGGATGGAGTCGATCATAGATGATATATCAAGTTCCCTCTCCAACCTGACCGAGGAGGAAAAGCCCAAGGTCTACTTTGAGCTCAGCTCAGGCAAATCCATAGGTCTAGGAAGCATAACCAATGACCTCATCGAGATGGCTGGTGGCATCAATATCTACGGAAACGCCACGACCACGTATCCGCAGCCAAGCAGCGAGTACATAATCGATGTGAACCCAGACGTCATCGTTATTGAGGATCAGAGTCTCAAGACCAATCAGGATATCGCATCCTTGGAGGGTTGGGATGCCATCGATGCCGTGGAGAACAACCAGATCTACAGGATTGATCAGAATCTGAACACGGTGACTCCTAGAATCGTCGAGGCTCTTCAGACATTTGCCCACTGGTTCCATCCTGACTTGGTATAG
- a CDS encoding aspartate 1-decarboxylase, translating to MRSLLRAKIHRAKVTEADLDYVGSITIDSALLEKVDIWPGERVLVSDLNNGNRFETYVIEGSAGSGIIGVNGAAARLVDVGDEIIIMGFEITDHPIEPKVILVDDDNRFVRQL from the coding sequence ATGCGGAGCCTCCTTAGGGCTAAGATCCACAGGGCAAAGGTCACCGAGGCCGATCTCGATTACGTGGGGAGCATAACGATAGACTCAGCACTGCTTGAGAAGGTGGACATATGGCCGGGAGAGAGGGTTCTGGTCTCGGATCTCAATAATGGCAATAGGTTCGAGACATACGTTATAGAGGGGAGTGCTGGCTCGGGAATTATCGGAGTCAACGGCGCCGCAGCGAGACTGGTGGATGTGGGAGACGAGATCATAATCATGGGATTCGAAATCACTGACCATCCTATAGAACCCAAGGTGATACTCGTTGATGATGACAACCGCTTCGTTCGACAGCTATGA
- a CDS encoding ribonuclease HI family protein — MKVKLYSDGGARGNPGDAAYAYIICAEDGRITKESSRYIGFSTNNEAEYSGLLAGLEDAWNLGALEVEVIMDSELVIKQMRKEYRVKARNLKPYYDEVVKRVKDFEKVTFTHVKRDDPMISRADTLLNQELDDHELLKKIKKS; from the coding sequence ATCAAGGTCAAACTCTACAGCGACGGGGGTGCAAGGGGCAACCCGGGTGATGCAGCCTATGCGTACATTATCTGCGCGGAGGACGGGAGAATAACTAAGGAGAGCTCGAGATACATTGGATTCTCCACCAACAACGAGGCAGAGTATTCGGGCCTCTTGGCCGGTCTTGAGGACGCTTGGAACCTTGGAGCCCTCGAGGTCGAGGTAATCATGGACAGTGAGCTCGTGATCAAGCAGATGAGAAAAGAATACAGGGTCAAGGCAAGGAACTTGAAGCCATATTATGATGAGGTGGTGAAGAGGGTAAAGGATTTTGAAAAGGTCACATTCACTCATGTCAAGAGGGATGATCCCATGATCTCACGAGCGGACACCTTGCTCAACCAGGAACTCGACGATCATGAGCTCTTGAAGAAAATCAAGAAGAGCTGA
- a CDS encoding histidine--tRNA ligase — protein MIQRPRGTRDFGPEEMEKRRWLEGIMRSTARGFGFREVATPTFEHTELFTLKSGPNIVDEIYAFQDKGGRDISLRPELTAPVIRFFVNDLSNNPRPLKVLYIGPCFRYERPQSGRYREFHQFGVELVGTKTPESDAEVIGLAASIMEAIGLKEYTIRVGHIGILRKILEDEGLDTESSAIVLQKLDKKQYEEARPLMQAAGMEDDMIDKIFDLTEICGDASVIEGMEGEAIDHLKGVLEVLISYGVENVQIDLGVVRGLDYYTGIVFEVEAPSLGAEKQVCGGGSYSLSELFGGERVFSTGFAIGFDRVMLALENEGLELEVEGLDAFVIPVKDAQRSKAFEIVSMLRRSGVRADVDLMRRSLGKSFKYADSVGAKYAIIVGEKELEQDSVTIRNMESGEQKLVDLPGLAEFFL, from the coding sequence ATGATTCAGCGGCCCAGGGGGACCAGGGATTTCGGTCCTGAGGAGATGGAGAAAAGGAGATGGCTCGAGGGAATAATGCGTTCCACCGCTCGAGGCTTCGGCTTCAGGGAGGTTGCTACACCCACCTTCGAGCATACCGAGCTCTTCACCCTGAAATCTGGGCCGAACATCGTCGATGAGATTTATGCTTTCCAGGACAAAGGGGGAAGGGACATCTCGCTTCGGCCCGAGCTAACGGCTCCGGTCATCAGATTCTTCGTGAACGATCTGAGCAATAATCCCAGACCTTTGAAGGTACTCTACATAGGCCCCTGTTTTCGCTACGAGCGACCTCAGAGCGGTCGGTACCGCGAATTTCACCAATTCGGGGTCGAACTCGTAGGCACCAAGACCCCAGAGTCCGATGCGGAAGTGATAGGCCTTGCCGCCAGCATCATGGAAGCCATCGGTCTGAAGGAATACACCATCAGGGTAGGGCATATAGGAATACTGAGGAAGATACTTGAGGATGAAGGTCTCGACACGGAGTCATCCGCCATTGTGCTGCAGAAACTGGACAAGAAGCAGTACGAGGAGGCTAGGCCCCTGATGCAGGCGGCCGGAATGGAAGATGACATGATTGACAAGATATTCGATCTCACTGAGATCTGCGGAGATGCTTCTGTGATCGAGGGCATGGAGGGCGAGGCCATCGATCATCTCAAGGGAGTACTAGAAGTCCTAATCAGCTACGGAGTCGAAAACGTCCAGATCGATCTAGGGGTGGTCCGAGGTCTTGATTACTACACTGGTATCGTCTTCGAGGTAGAAGCTCCGAGCCTTGGCGCAGAGAAGCAGGTTTGTGGTGGCGGGTCTTACTCTCTATCAGAACTATTCGGAGGGGAGAGGGTGTTCTCTACAGGCTTCGCAATCGGTTTCGACCGGGTGATGTTGGCGCTTGAAAACGAGGGCCTGGAGTTGGAGGTCGAGGGCTTGGACGCCTTTGTTATCCCGGTCAAGGACGCACAGAGGAGCAAGGCTTTCGAGATCGTCTCTATGCTTCGAAGATCCGGTGTTAGGGCCGATGTGGATCTCATGAGAAGGAGCTTGGGAAAGAGCTTCAAGTATGCTGACTCGGTGGGTGCCAAGTACGCCATTATCGTGGGCGAGAAGGAGTTGGAGCAGGATTCGGTCACGATCAGGAACATGGAGTCTGGGGAGCAGAAATTGGTGGACCTTCCGGGTCTCGCAGAATTCTTCCTTTGA
- a CDS encoding aminotransferase class I/II-fold pyridoxal phosphate-dependent enzyme — protein MANGNESRSDKIKKFKGMETIAARYGEYIDSKIGNVITPIFQTSTYFFPTEDPLTWEGEVPDGTYIYLRYGNPTERAVTDKLARMEGAEKGLLFSSGMAAISTTLLTYLSKGDHIVSVEDVYGGSFNLMRNSFPRMGIEVSLVDSTDTQQIVDSISDVTKIVYLESPTNPLLKITDVPEVVKVAHEARAKVVMDNTFATPVNQNPIEMGVDLVIHSCTKFLNGHSDVLAGAVVGSSNDMEAIWDQRIVFGGSPDPVAAFLLLRGMRTLVLRMKKHSENGMAMAEFLEDHPRVDGVYYPGLESNPQHSLAKKMLRDFGGMVSFNVKGSRQDAEHVLRSFELFAMATSLGGVESLASMPLNSSHHALSPEDRAKMGIKDQLIRLSVGIEDIEDLKEDMDNALNSF, from the coding sequence ATGGCTAACGGTAACGAGAGCAGGTCAGACAAGATAAAGAAGTTCAAAGGAATGGAGACGATTGCCGCGAGGTACGGCGAGTATATCGATTCCAAGATTGGAAATGTCATCACACCTATCTTTCAGACGTCAACCTATTTCTTCCCGACCGAGGATCCATTAACATGGGAGGGGGAGGTGCCCGATGGTACCTACATATACCTCCGGTACGGAAACCCAACTGAAAGGGCGGTGACAGACAAGCTGGCCAGGATGGAGGGGGCCGAGAAGGGACTGTTGTTCTCCTCTGGGATGGCCGCGATCTCCACCACCCTTCTCACATATTTGAGCAAAGGGGACCACATAGTCTCAGTTGAGGATGTCTATGGAGGGTCGTTCAACCTGATGCGCAACTCTTTCCCCAGGATGGGCATTGAAGTCAGTCTAGTTGATTCAACCGACACACAGCAGATCGTGGATTCCATAAGCGATGTAACCAAGATAGTCTATCTGGAATCACCCACCAACCCTCTGCTTAAGATCACTGATGTCCCGGAAGTTGTCAAGGTAGCCCACGAGGCCAGAGCCAAAGTGGTCATGGACAACACCTTCGCCACCCCCGTGAATCAGAACCCGATCGAAATGGGCGTTGACCTTGTGATCCATTCCTGCACCAAGTTCCTGAACGGTCACTCCGACGTTCTCGCGGGAGCGGTTGTAGGCTCCTCAAATGATATGGAGGCCATATGGGATCAGAGGATCGTTTTCGGTGGATCGCCTGACCCCGTTGCCGCTTTCCTCCTGCTGAGGGGGATGCGCACGCTCGTTCTGAGGATGAAGAAGCACTCGGAGAACGGAATGGCGATGGCGGAGTTCCTCGAAGACCATCCTCGAGTGGATGGTGTTTACTATCCTGGATTGGAGTCCAACCCGCAGCATTCTCTGGCAAAGAAGATGCTCCGCGACTTCGGCGGCATGGTCTCGTTCAACGTCAAGGGTAGCAGGCAAGACGCCGAACATGTTCTCAGATCGTTCGAGCTGTTCGCTATGGCGACCTCCCTGGGCGGTGTCGAGAGTCTAGCCAGCATGCCCTTGAATTCATCCCATCACGCACTATCGCCAGAGGACAGGGCAAAGATGGGGATCAAAGACCAGCTCATCAGGTTGTCAGTGGGCATAGAGGATATTGAGGACCTCAAGGAGGATATGGACAATGCCCTCAACAGCTTCTGA
- a CDS encoding GTP-binding protein has protein sequence MSSSIEEQIKAIEEEISKTDYNKATQQHIGRLKAKMARLKEELEKRRSSGGTGKGYGVKKSGNATIALVGFPSVGKSTLLNKLTDANSDVGSYHFTTLDVIPGIMEHDHAKVQVLDLPGLIAGASKGKGRGREVLSVVRSADLIVIILDVFETHVEVLVRELQDSGLRLNQHSPDVVIYRRERGGVTIKSTVELTKIDEEIAKIVVMEYGYINADVVIREDITEDQLIDVLTGNRIYSSALVILNKIDLVDEERARFLLEELSEWDPIPVSAEKDEGLEVLTEAIFEKLDLIRVYMKPQGQEADLDEPMIVRRSSTIGEVCDQIHRGFRPNFRYANVWGKSAKFPGQTVGLEHKVKDGDIISIIIRRNGSA, from the coding sequence ATGTCCAGCAGCATCGAGGAGCAGATAAAGGCCATCGAGGAGGAGATCTCCAAGACCGATTACAACAAGGCGACCCAGCAGCACATAGGCCGCCTCAAGGCTAAGATGGCCCGCCTCAAGGAGGAGCTTGAGAAACGTCGTTCCTCAGGAGGTACTGGGAAAGGTTACGGTGTGAAGAAATCTGGCAATGCCACCATCGCTCTTGTCGGGTTTCCCAGCGTTGGCAAGTCCACTCTCCTGAATAAGCTCACTGATGCGAATAGCGATGTGGGATCTTATCACTTCACCACGCTGGATGTCATTCCAGGCATCATGGAACATGACCATGCGAAGGTACAGGTGCTCGATCTCCCTGGGCTGATAGCGGGTGCGTCCAAGGGTAAGGGAAGGGGGAGGGAGGTACTTTCCGTAGTCAGATCTGCTGATCTCATCGTTATCATTCTGGATGTCTTCGAGACACACGTGGAGGTGCTTGTCCGGGAGCTGCAAGACTCGGGCCTTAGGTTGAATCAGCATTCCCCAGATGTGGTGATATACAGGCGTGAGCGCGGGGGGGTCACTATCAAGTCCACAGTTGAGCTGACCAAGATCGACGAAGAGATTGCCAAGATCGTGGTGATGGAATACGGTTACATCAATGCTGATGTAGTCATCAGGGAGGATATCACCGAGGATCAGCTCATCGATGTGTTGACCGGAAACAGGATCTACAGCAGCGCATTGGTTATCCTGAACAAAATCGACCTTGTCGACGAGGAGCGGGCAAGATTCTTATTAGAAGAACTTTCCGAATGGGACCCAATTCCGGTTTCCGCAGAGAAAGATGAGGGACTTGAAGTGCTCACTGAAGCGATCTTCGAAAAACTTGATCTAATCCGGGTCTACATGAAGCCACAAGGACAAGAGGCTGACCTGGATGAACCCATGATCGTCAGAAGGAGCAGTACCATTGGGGAGGTATGTGATCAGATACACCGTGGATTCAGACCTAACTTCCGCTATGCCAATGTATGGGGAAAGAGCGCGAAGTTTCCGGGGCAAACCGTCGGGCTAGAACATAAGGTCAAAGATGGAGATATAATCTCAATAATCATCAGAAGGAACGGCTCTGCCTAG
- the arcC gene encoding carbamate kinase, protein MKTAVVAIGGNAILRAGQQATFDNQMANLRETCVHLAKLIKGGYDMVITHGNGPQVGNILLQNELLRDDVPPMPIDVCVAESQALLGYMIQQAMKEELEKLGMDKVVTCILTRVLVDPDDSAFDNPTKPVGPYYSEEEAREIGEERGWRFIEDLRRGGFRRVLPSPRPMDIIERGAIKRLVFGGEGQSEVVVAAGGGGIPVIRKKEGLKGVEAVVDKDLAACVLASAIDEKLLLLLTDVDRVYLNFGKEDQCPLDLVTASEIEEYLAQGHFPPGSMGPKVEAAIEFLRGGGVKVIITMPELLEKALEGRAGTHIVQGR, encoded by the coding sequence ATGAAGACTGCTGTCGTGGCCATAGGTGGTAATGCCATACTCAGGGCAGGTCAGCAAGCCACCTTCGACAACCAGATGGCCAATCTGAGGGAGACCTGTGTCCATCTAGCCAAGCTCATCAAGGGTGGATACGACATGGTCATTACCCATGGCAACGGCCCCCAGGTAGGTAACATCCTCCTTCAGAACGAGCTTCTCAGGGACGATGTTCCACCGATGCCGATTGATGTCTGTGTCGCCGAATCCCAGGCACTTTTAGGATACATGATCCAGCAAGCAATGAAGGAAGAACTTGAAAAATTGGGAATGGACAAAGTGGTCACTTGCATATTAACGAGGGTCCTGGTGGACCCCGACGACTCAGCTTTCGACAACCCCACAAAACCGGTCGGGCCTTACTATTCTGAGGAGGAGGCCAGAGAGATCGGGGAAGAGAGGGGATGGAGATTCATTGAAGATCTGAGGAGAGGAGGGTTTCGGAGGGTTCTACCCTCACCCAGGCCAATGGACATCATCGAGAGGGGGGCGATCAAGCGTCTGGTGTTCGGCGGCGAGGGGCAATCAGAGGTAGTGGTGGCGGCCGGCGGCGGAGGAATTCCAGTGATCAGGAAGAAAGAGGGACTAAAGGGCGTTGAGGCAGTCGTAGACAAGGATCTGGCAGCCTGTGTCCTGGCCAGTGCCATTGATGAGAAGCTTCTCCTACTTCTCACGGATGTCGACCGTGTTTACCTGAACTTTGGGAAAGAGGATCAATGTCCCCTGGACTTGGTAACAGCCAGTGAGATCGAAGAATATCTGGCGCAGGGACATTTCCCGCCAGGTTCAATGGGCCCCAAGGTAGAGGCAGCGATCGAGTTCCTGAGAGGCGGTGGAGTGAAGGTCATAATTACGATGCCAGAACTCCTTGAGAAGGCTCTTGAAGGAAGGGCAGGGACCCACATCGTGCAGGGAAGGTAG
- a CDS encoding DNA topoisomerase VI subunit B produces MASVAEQLARKQKEISVSEFFEKNRQILGFDSMTKALIMGVKEAVDNSLDACEEASILPEIMVCIDRIDNNEYKVTVEDNGPGIVARQVPNVFGRLLYGSRFHAVRQSRGQQGIGISATVMYGQITTGRHATVKSKTEGEEAAVEMDIMVNTKKNKPETLRKEFKIWDGKDHGTRIEFYMKGRYVSGRQSVLEYLKQTAIVNPHATLVFIDPDGRRFLFERVSHELPPSCKEIKPHPLGIELGTLMNMASSTKEKKVQGFLTKDFSRISTRVAKEILERADINPAAKPSTLKLDESKRLLKAVSQVKIMAPQTDCLSPIGETLIKKGLKHVLSDYKPEFYTPPITRDPKVYGGNPFLVEVGIVYGGDLPKDQQVTILRFGNRVPLLYQQGACTITKSIEAVDWRRYGLEQRGGKGIPYGPAIILVHVASTKLPFTSEAKEAIADMEEIRAEAELALRTCGRKLKTHLNKKETKSKTRVKFEIVKELLPQIAEKSARIVGRKVPPLGKTITKIMNVVWIDDSVDWVGDRHRVSISIYNYTPTGKKFNLHSIIPNGAMIGGYGEIKPKEIRNDGKVAWELKRISSTEQMNIVYDLIGLESDDYDDNELYISGINPVGVIGVEPLPGDWDIEDVTVVEEEPEEDQVEEEEEEVDYDESGEVLNDD; encoded by the coding sequence ATGGCCTCCGTAGCAGAGCAATTGGCTAGGAAGCAGAAGGAGATCTCAGTTTCAGAATTCTTCGAGAAGAACCGCCAGATACTTGGTTTCGACTCAATGACGAAAGCACTCATCATGGGCGTCAAGGAGGCAGTTGACAACTCCCTCGATGCCTGTGAGGAGGCATCCATTCTACCAGAGATCATGGTCTGCATCGACCGCATCGATAACAACGAGTACAAAGTGACTGTGGAGGATAACGGCCCCGGAATTGTGGCCAGACAGGTCCCTAACGTATTCGGAAGATTGCTTTATGGTTCGAGATTTCACGCTGTCAGACAGTCAAGGGGGCAGCAGGGTATCGGGATCAGTGCTACGGTCATGTACGGACAGATCACAACGGGAAGGCATGCTACCGTGAAGTCCAAGACAGAGGGTGAGGAGGCCGCCGTCGAGATGGACATCATGGTCAACACCAAGAAGAACAAGCCAGAGACTCTGAGAAAGGAGTTCAAGATTTGGGACGGAAAGGATCACGGCACAAGGATAGAGTTCTACATGAAAGGACGCTACGTTTCAGGACGGCAATCTGTGTTGGAGTACCTGAAGCAGACCGCGATCGTGAACCCCCATGCCACTCTTGTATTCATCGACCCGGATGGAAGGAGATTTCTGTTCGAACGGGTGAGCCACGAGCTGCCGCCATCATGCAAAGAGATCAAACCCCACCCCCTGGGCATCGAACTTGGAACACTGATGAATATGGCCTCATCTACCAAGGAGAAGAAGGTGCAGGGTTTCCTCACCAAGGACTTCTCAAGGATCAGCACCAGAGTTGCCAAGGAGATATTGGAGAGAGCTGACATCAATCCCGCGGCAAAGCCCTCAACACTCAAATTGGACGAGTCCAAGAGACTGTTGAAGGCAGTCTCCCAGGTGAAGATAATGGCACCTCAGACCGACTGTCTTTCCCCGATAGGGGAAACCCTGATAAAAAAGGGATTGAAACACGTACTTTCCGATTACAAACCCGAGTTCTACACCCCCCCGATCACTCGGGATCCCAAGGTCTACGGTGGGAATCCATTCCTTGTCGAGGTAGGCATAGTGTATGGTGGAGACCTTCCAAAGGACCAGCAGGTGACCATCCTCCGGTTTGGAAATCGAGTTCCCCTTCTGTATCAGCAGGGGGCGTGTACCATAACAAAATCCATCGAAGCCGTTGATTGGCGGCGATACGGATTGGAACAAAGGGGGGGCAAGGGCATACCATATGGGCCCGCCATAATCCTTGTACACGTGGCTTCTACGAAGCTTCCATTCACCTCCGAGGCCAAAGAGGCCATAGCAGACATGGAGGAGATCAGAGCGGAGGCTGAACTCGCCCTGCGCACCTGCGGAAGGAAACTCAAGACCCACCTCAACAAGAAGGAGACAAAGTCCAAGACAAGGGTCAAGTTCGAGATTGTCAAAGAGCTGCTCCCACAGATCGCGGAGAAGAGCGCGAGAATCGTTGGAAGGAAGGTCCCTCCGCTTGGCAAGACCATCACCAAGATAATGAATGTGGTGTGGATCGACGACTCGGTGGACTGGGTCGGGGACCGTCATAGGGTCAGTATTTCAATATATAACTATACTCCAACTGGTAAGAAGTTCAACCTTCACTCGATCATTCCAAACGGGGCGATGATCGGTGGCTATGGAGAGATCAAACCAAAGGAGATCAGGAACGATGGGAAGGTCGCCTGGGAGTTAAAGCGCATATCTTCCACTGAACAGATGAACATTGTCTACGATCTCATCGGACTGGAGAGCGACGATTACGATGATAATGAGCTTTACATCAGTGGCATCAATCCGGTGGGTGTCATAGGTGTAGAGCCCCTTCCTGGTGATTGGGACATTGAGGATGTCACTGTCGTGGAGGAAGAACCCGAGGAAGACCAGGTTGAGGAGGAAGAGGAAGAGGTCGATTACGACGAGTCTGGGGAGGTGCTTAACGATGACTGA